One Torulaspora globosa chromosome 5, complete sequence DNA window includes the following coding sequences:
- the SAM35 gene encoding SAM complex subunit SAM35 (ancestral locus Anc_5.378): MPSFFSVPGPIKTIFDSFPLAIYPAISKQDDSMSGEISRRKFAFQGSNARQDTPNNTFMLGVYNVFAELESGCLLATDPLCLYAQFALCKKNALGLPNGSTCEGRGYPHSIALLSHAASAKESLPILVEGFSKRSIRSAEGIDEILRTRVSHDAEQLMYITMLDHVVYDCWIIQVLYHTTEEEFLRLYSHDPKSTTALLGHLAIGNMKLALVKRNEFHLRHKELVKNIESPLNVYKARSLNHLLKPIFDKCKKTLLQFQDIMSDPSLRSTKDVSPTYLELKIASYILCILNLDEMAPLRAFVENQCQGLTKQAKLTVQKLQKAALN, translated from the coding sequence ATGCCTAGCTTTTTCTCAGTCCCAGGTCCTATCAAGACAATCTTTGATAGCTTTCCATTGGCCATATATCCGGCTATTTCAAAGCAGGATGATTCAATGAGCGGCGAGATAAGCCGGCGAAAGTTCGCGTTCCAGGGTTCTAATGCCCGTCAGGATACCCCAAACAACACGTTTATGCTGGGAGTGTACAATGTATTTGCCGAACTCGAGTCCGGTTGCCTGCTGGCCACCGATCCTTTATGTCTATACGCCCAATTCGCGCtttgcaagaagaacgcTCTGGGCTTACCAAACGGCTCCACTTGCGAAGGAAGAGGTTACCCACATAGCATTGCGTTACTGTCCCACGCAGCCAGCGCCAAGGAATCGCTACCGattcttgttgaaggattCAGCAAGAGGAGCATCAGATCTGCCGAGGGGATTGACGAGATATTAAGAACACGCGTCTCTCACGATGCAGAACAGTTGATGTACATCACGATGCTGGACCATGTCGTGTACGACTGCTGGATCATCCAAGTTCTCTACCACACgacagaagaagagtttttGCGGCTGTATTCGCACGATCCCAAGAGCACAACGGCCCTCTTGGGCCACCTCGCCATAGGCAACATGAAGCTAGCGCTTGTCAAGCGAAATGAATTTCATTTACGTCACAAAGAGCTTGTCAAGAACATTGAGTCTCCCCTAAACGTTTACAAGGCTCGTTCATTGAACCACCTTCTGAAGCCAATCTTTGACAAATGCAAGAAGACGCTGCTACAATTCCAGGATATCATGTCTGATCCATCGCTTCGGTCTACAAAGGATGTCTCTCCGACCTATTTAGAGCTCAAAATCGCCAGCTACATTCTATGCATTTTGAACCTTGACGAAATGGCGCCGCTCAGAGCTTTTGTCGAGAACCAATGTCAAGGACTCACAAAGCAGGCGAAACTGACGGTCCAAAAACTACAGAAGGCTGCGCTCAATTGA
- the RQC1 gene encoding Rqc1p (ancestral locus Anc_5.380): protein MSSRALRKLQNDEELLESLLKTSGSKEASPAAAKTATPKVNMFALMNDEDADECLEDGEDEIDGDSCYDKQVEQVEVQLPTKSQRKKMKKNKKRGKKTNSREIEQNDAKNDIEENELDEIIQQFRKKDVQKYGLQDEEISDEFHTAYESEDDEIARAVTMGDLIGDSGFSNFPRKGLRSYQRFFNADFKKLDPHYEFKLLFGDLSTKSLEDIDSMTTSHVSPQQLKQLQRMKRLIKNWGGKDHRSVPNGPGSSAHRLQFTKVREDWLPTPRGELALKALTLNDLREWQMWQRPRDWKDVIDEDIQEMKKSIAFYKFEPLSPDVNRKAMTEFYLSTILHPDHEALIHLISSKYPYHVPALLQVALILIRQGDRSNTNGLLQRALFVFDRALKSGIQFNSLSCQLPYIYFYNRQFYFAIFRYVLALAQRGAVATASEWCKVLWSLSPLEDPLGCRYFIDHYLLLNNDYQYLIDLSKSALVTSYKQWCTLGLALSAVLSYLRVGLPEEARKALRNSFNLHINSYSMMFIEKLSGDPSLTAGAELKITSSELIETKAYMARFATVWSKPEEITFLRDEMASLYKIIREGKADFMQVSVAECHDCDGENPLFIKGMPVNLLRFAILSEEPSVMGSLPPQIWEDNEVYEFDVLPPTPTSKESIEVLETVKNFIEEKELITHEMERMQDEEILNQVRQMSLEQFLEENPNAGVE from the coding sequence ATGAGTTCAAGAGCATTGAGGAAATTGCAGAACGATGAGGAACTTTTAGAATCgcttttgaagacatcTGGTTCGAAGGAGGCCTCGCCAGCGGCCGCTAAGACTGCAACACCGAAAGTTAACATGTTTGCTCTTATGAATGATGAGGATGCTGATGAATGTTTggaagatggagaagatgaaattgacgGCGATTCATGTTATGACAAGCAGGTTGAGCAAGTAGAGGTCCAGCTGCCTACTAAATcgcagagaaagaagatgaagaagaacaagaagagaggGAAAAAGACGAATTCTCGGGAGATTGAGCAAAATGATGCCAAAAATGACATCGAAGAGAATGAGTTGGATGAAATTATCCAGCAGTTTCGCAAGAAAGATGTACAAAAGTATGGGCTacaggatgaagaaatttcagACGAGTTCCACACAGCATATGAAtctgaagacgatgaaaTAGCAAGAGCAGTCACAATGGGCGACCTTATAGGCGACAGCGGgttttcaaattttccGAGAAAAGGACTCCGTAGCTACCAGAGATTCTTCAACGCTgacttcaagaaacttgACCCGCACTACGAATTCAAACTGTTGTTTGGCGACCTCAGCACGAAGTCGTTGGAAGATATCGACTCGATGACGACCTCTCACGTCTCGCcgcagcagctgaagcagcttCAGCGTATGAAACGTCTGATAAAAAACTGGGGCGGGAAAGATCATCGCTCAGTGCCCAATGGACCGGGCTCCAGTGCACACCGTTTACAGTTTACAAAAGTTAGAGAGGATTGGCTGCCAACTCCAAGAGGTGAACTAGCCTTGAAAGCATTAACGTTGAATGACTTACGTGAGTGGCAGATGTGGCAGAGACCTAGAGATTGGAAAgatgtcatcgatgagGACATCCAGgaaatgaagaaatccATTGCATTCTATAAATTTGAGCCCTTGAGTCCTGATGTGAACAGAAAGGCAATGACGGAGTTTTATCTCAGTACGATCTTGCATCCAGACCATGAGGCTTTGATTCATCTCATATCTTCGAAGTATCCTTATCATGTGCCGGCATTACTTCAAGTAGCTCTTATTCTGATTAGACAGGGGGATAGGTCAAACACTAAtggtcttcttcagagagCTCTGTTCGTTTTTGACCGTGCTTTGAAGTCTGGAATCCAGTTCAACTCACTTTCATGCCAGCTGCCATACATCTACTTCTACAACAGACAGTTTTACTTTGCGATATTCCGCTATGTGCTAGCCTTAGCGCAACGAGGAGCGGTTGCAACTGCAAGCGAATGGTGCAAAGTTCTTTGGTCACTAAGCCCATTGGAAGATCCGCTAGGATGTAGATACTTCATTGACCACTACTTACTGCTGAACAACGACTACCAGTATCTGATAGACTTATCGAAATCCGCGCTAGTTACTTCTTACAAGCAATGGTGCACACTAGGGTTGGCCTTGAGTGCTGTATTGAGTTACCTGAGGGTAGGACTCCCGGAAGAAGCTCGCAAGGCTTTAAGAAACTCTTTCAACCTCCATATCAACTCCTATTCCATGATGTTCATTGAAAAGCTATCTGGGGATCCCAGTTTGACCGCCGGAGCTGAACTGAAGATTACTTCTTCGGAATTAATTGAGACAAAGGCATATATGGCTAGATTTGCGACAGTGTGGTCAAAGCCTGAGGAAATTACTTTTCTACGTGATGAGATGGCTTCTCTGTACAAGATAATTCGTGAGGGAAAAGCTGATTTTATGCAAGTTTCAGTAGCTGAATGCCATGACTGTGACGGTGAAAATCCTTTATTCATCAAAGGAATGCCAGTCAACTTACTTCGATTTGCCATTTTATCTGAAGAGCCTTCAGTGATGGGCTCATTACCACCCCAGATTTGGGAAGACAACGAGGTTTACGAGTTCGATGTCCTACCGCCAACCCCGACTTCGAAAGAGTCAATCGAAGTCCTAGAGACAGTCAAGAATTTCAtagaagagaaagaattaATCACTCATGAAATGGAAAGGATGCAAGACGAGGAAATTTTGAATCAGGTAAGGCAAATGTCCCTTGAACAATTCTTAGAGGAGAATCCCAACGCTGGAGTTGAGTAA
- the STE12 gene encoding homeodomain family transcription factor STE12 (ancestral locus Anc_5.379) has product MKICTSSSRTEEVLKNEINEDGFLPESSRENIEESLRLIDDLKFFLATAPVNWQENQIIRRYYLNNDQGFVSCVFWNSLYYITGTDIVKCCMYRMQKFGREVVQKKKFEEGIFSDLRNLKCGVDATLEQPKSEFLSFLFRNLCLKTQKKQKVFFWFSVPHDELFADALERDLKRESLNQPSTTRAITEPALSFTFDILSNKTLNEQLTRYLKAKSEEILGSEPVISSRMVVQEQDMKFKTEDNTKSTLKDIIQDDTGFGIHIDSSTDTQQDLSSPDTSADFEPQKLVVEPSNLELNNSDIHKDDVDTIDEADRGDFPLDYFPVEIEYPHQEREFESLNMRTATAHLPPFYDNRYEEEMVPPTATFAFFPPYAMHTPFAVPLSGTRSQFLVNSNRYWTSQPQERSPTSSGEESPKDKIPEQADLSDSLEKNNSSFSDQQQQPLYQSQAQYLNPYSKAFNGGTFHGYHPQADMTMYPSEALSYGYDDLPPSQEVYDQGYLLQPELPNWGFVPPQAMQPPASGTGFVPRPFTPSFRSTPVTGRTPYLSMAQNAWPQSISSPHGPRSTSATTKTHSGASMHQQQPPTSFTHRRQPYPGNVATAKNVSKHSKVVKPSHLRTNSQLRKQQASNVKAKPTQPKASAEGNDRVNSDVGQRFSIPTPESNTLVAQVNDGASAGPPEEYLNADDLQPQLQNREESE; this is encoded by the coding sequence atgaagatatgTACCTCAAGCTCTCGGACGGAagaagtgttgaagaatgagaTTAATGAGGACGGTTTTCTGCCGGAGTCGTCGCGAGAGAATATCGAAGAGTCGCTGCGgttgattgatgatttgaaaTTCTTTCTGGCAACAGCGCCGGTGAACTGGCAGGAAAATCAAATAATTAGACGATATTATCTGAATAATGACCAAGGATTCGTGTCATGTGTGTTTTGGAACAGTTTGTACTATATCACTGGAACAGATATCGTGAAGTGTTGCATGTATAGGATGCAAAAATTTGGTAGGGAAGTTGtgcagaagaagaagtttgaagaaGGCATTTTCTCGGAtctgagaaatttgaaatgCGGTGTGGATGCCACTCTGGAGCAACCGAAGTCTGAGTTTTTGTCATTTCTGTTCAGAAACCTCTGCTTAAAGACtcagaagaagcaaaaagTATTCTTTTGGTTCAGCGTGCCTCATGATGAGCTGTTCGCCGACGCTTTGGAGAGAGACTTGAAGAGGGAAAGTTTGAATCAACCGTCAACAACCAGAGCCATTACGGAGCCTGCTCTGTCTTTCACGTTTGACATTTTGTCTAATAAGACGCTGAACGAACAGCTGACGAGGTATTTAAAAGCGAAGTCAGAGGAGATCTTGGGTTCGGAGCCGGTCATATCGAGCAGAATGGTGGTTCAGGAGCAGGATATGAAGTTCAAGACAGAAGATAACACAAAGTCAACTTTAAAGGACATTATTCAAGACGATACTGGCTTCGGCATACACATTGATAGCTCGACGGACACTCAACAAGACCTGTCGTCGCCCGACACTAGCGCCGACTTTGAGCCGCAGAAGTTGGTCGTTGAACCAAGCAATTTAGAACTGAATAATTCGGACATCCACAAGGATGATGTAGATACAATTGACGAAGCCGATCGTGGTGATTTCCCATTGGACTATTTCCCTGTCGAGATCGAGTACCCTCATCAGGAAAGAGAATTTGAATCTCTCAATATGAGAACGGCAACTGCTCATCTTCCGCCATTTTATGACAATAGAtatgaagaagaaatggtACCGCCAACAGCGACCTTTGCATTTTTCCCACCGTACGCTATGCATACACCCTTTGCTGTGCCGTTATCTGGGACACGATCGCAGTTTTTAgtcaacagcaacaggTACTGGACCTCGCAGCCACAAGAGAGGTCGCCCACCTCTAGTGGTGAGGAATCGCCCAAGGACAAGATCCCGGAGCAAGCTGATCTTAGCGACAGTCTTGAGAAAAACAACTCGAGCTTTTCAGAtcaacaacagcaaccaTTATACCAGTCTCAAGCACAATATCTAAATCCATAttccaaagccttcaaTGGCGGGACTTTTCATGGGTATCACCCTCAGGCTGATATGACAATGTATCCAAGTGAGGCCTTGAGCTATGGATATGATGACCTCCCTCCATCACAAGAAGTCTATGACCAGGGTTATCTTCTACAGCCTGAGCTCCCGAACTGGGGCTTTGTGCCTCCCCAAGCTATGCAACCGCCAGCATCCGGTACAGGTTTTGTTCCTAGGCCTTTCACACCGAGCTTTCGTTCTACTCCTGTTACTGGAAGGACTCCATACCTCTCGATGGCTCAAAATGCTTGGCCTCAATCGATCTCTTCACCACATGGACCTAGATCAACGTCCGCTACAACCAAAACTCACTCGGGAGCAAGTATgcatcagcagcaaccCCCTACATCTTTTACTCATCGTCGGCAGCCATATCCAGGAAATGTTGCCACTGCCAAAAACGTATCGAAACATTCTAAAGTAGTAAAACCTTCCCATCTTCGGACAAATTCCCAGCTAAGGAAGCAACAAGCTTCAAATGTCAAAGCAAAACCCACCCAACCAAAGGCCTCAGCTGAGGGCAACGACCGCGTCAATTCTGATGTTGGGCAACGGTTCTCGATACCGACGCCCGAATCGAACACTTTGGTAGCACAAGTGAACGATGGAGCGAGTGCTGGGCCACCGGAAGAGTATCTAAACGCGGATGATCTGCAGCCTCAGCTTCAGAATCGAGAAGAATCCGAATGA